One genomic region from Pseudomonas hormoni encodes:
- the mpl gene encoding UDP-N-acetylmuramate:L-alanyl-gamma-D-glutamyl-meso-diaminopimelate ligase, with the protein MHIHILGICGTFMGSMAVLAKELGHHVTGSDANVYPPMSTQLEAQGIQLTQGYDPAQLDPAPDLVVIGNAMSRGNPAVEYVLNKGLPYVSGPQWLADHVLQGRWVLAVAGTHGKTTTSSMLAWVLEHAGMSPGFLIGGVPQNFSVSARLGGTPFFVIEADEYDSAFFDKRSKFVHYRPRTAILNNLEFDHADIFPDLPAIERQFHHLVRTIPSEGLVIHPTTEPALLRVIEMGCWTPVQTTGAGGQWQVKLLSEDGSKFEVMFEGVAQGVVEWDMTGQHNVANALATLAAARHVGVVPSMGIAALSAFKSVKRRMEKVAEVRGITIYDDFAHHPTAIATTLDGLRKRIGDAPLIAIIEPRSNSMKLGAHRDGLPESVVDADQVIWYAPANLGWDLGATAALCTVPSIVSDSLEGIIERVKSQAQPGTHVVIMSNGGFGGLHGKLAEALK; encoded by the coding sequence ATGCACATTCATATTCTTGGTATCTGCGGCACTTTCATGGGTTCGATGGCGGTTCTGGCCAAAGAGCTGGGCCATCACGTGACCGGCTCCGATGCCAACGTCTATCCGCCGATGAGCACTCAGCTTGAGGCTCAGGGCATTCAGTTGACCCAGGGTTACGACCCGGCGCAGCTCGATCCGGCCCCGGATCTGGTGGTCATCGGCAACGCCATGTCCCGCGGCAACCCGGCTGTCGAATACGTCCTGAATAAAGGCCTGCCATATGTCTCCGGCCCGCAGTGGCTGGCCGATCACGTGCTGCAAGGTCGCTGGGTGCTCGCCGTCGCCGGCACGCACGGCAAAACCACCACCAGCAGCATGCTCGCCTGGGTGCTGGAGCACGCGGGCATGAGCCCTGGCTTCCTGATCGGCGGCGTGCCGCAAAATTTCTCGGTGTCGGCGCGTCTGGGCGGCACGCCGTTCTTCGTGATCGAAGCCGACGAATACGACAGTGCGTTCTTCGACAAGCGCTCCAAGTTCGTTCATTACCGCCCGCGCACGGCTATCCTGAACAACCTGGAGTTCGATCACGCCGACATCTTCCCCGATCTGCCCGCTATCGAGCGTCAGTTCCACCATTTGGTGCGTACGATCCCGAGCGAGGGTCTGGTGATTCATCCGACCACCGAGCCGGCATTGCTGCGCGTAATCGAGATGGGTTGCTGGACCCCGGTGCAAACCACTGGTGCTGGCGGTCAGTGGCAGGTCAAGTTGCTGAGCGAAGACGGTTCGAAATTCGAAGTGATGTTCGAAGGTGTCGCTCAAGGCGTGGTCGAGTGGGACATGACCGGTCAACACAACGTTGCTAACGCCTTGGCCACCTTGGCGGCAGCGCGGCATGTCGGTGTTGTGCCGTCCATGGGCATCGCTGCATTGAGTGCGTTCAAAAGCGTGAAGCGCCGGATGGAAAAAGTCGCCGAAGTTCGTGGCATCACCATCTACGACGATTTCGCTCACCACCCGACGGCCATTGCCACGACCCTCGACGGTCTGCGTAAACGCATTGGCGACGCGCCGTTGATCGCCATCATCGAGCCGCGCTCCAACTCCATGAAACTCGGCGCTCACCGTGACGGTTTGCCGGAAAGCGTGGTCGATGCCGATCAGGTGATCTGGTACGCACCGGCCAACCTCGGCTGGGACCTGGGCGCTACCGCGGCGCTGTGCACGGTGCCGTCGATTGTCAGCGATTCCCTGGAAGGCATTATCGAGCGCGTGAAAAGCCAGGCTCAGCCCGGCACTCACGTGGTGATCATGAGCAACGGCGGCTTCGGCGGCCTGCACGGCAAACTCGCCGAGGCGCTTAAATGA
- a CDS encoding sigma-54-dependent Fis family transcriptional regulator — translation MHDNHLSRHAQQVLTVTQGKSHLHGPGSDPSIARSWLRCLEDYHLDPALTMAPTVLEHGRVLESRERLQQVLHIAGNEMSSLHQQLSGAGHAVLLTDARGVILNCVTAPAERKIFERAGLWLGADWSEACEGTNGIGTCLVERQSLTIHQDEHFRGRHTGLTCSASPVFDPHGELLAVLDVSSARHEVSRQSQFHTMALVNLSAKMIESCYFLRYFDNQWLLRFHLQAESVGLFSEGLLAFDGEGRICAVNQSALNLLGHVRGGLLGKPVEAFFDCSLDELLGRASVNASASWPLRTRDGRSLFAVLRGQPRSIPVPVAPAPAIAEPSRLSGICLGDAGLQEDFRKSLRVFERDVPLLINGETGSGKEAFAKAVHQASQRAEKAFVALNCAAIPESLIESELFGYRGGSFTGARKEGMRGKLQQADGGTLFLDEIGDMPLALQTRLLRVLEDRQVVPIGGEPESVNVRIISATHRNLLARVQDGSFREDLYYRLNGLEIALPALRERSDKSQLLDFLLAEEAGGETVLIDEPARQALLGFAWPGNVRQLRNVLRTLAALCDGGWIGLEDLPAMIRQTRPMPVVAVEQPSEHPLDDAERLALLNALEQTRWHMTHTAEQLGVSRNTLYRKLRKHGIER, via the coding sequence ATGCACGACAACCATTTGAGTCGCCATGCCCAGCAAGTGCTGACCGTGACCCAGGGCAAATCCCACCTGCACGGTCCCGGCAGCGATCCGTCCATTGCCCGGTCCTGGCTGCGTTGTCTTGAGGACTATCACCTCGACCCGGCTCTGACCATGGCGCCGACGGTGCTGGAACATGGTCGCGTCCTCGAAAGCCGCGAGCGCCTGCAGCAAGTGCTGCACATCGCCGGCAACGAAATGAGCAGCCTGCATCAGCAACTTTCCGGCGCCGGTCATGCGGTGCTGCTGACCGATGCGCGCGGCGTGATCCTCAACTGCGTGACCGCGCCCGCCGAGCGCAAGATTTTCGAGCGCGCCGGCCTCTGGCTCGGTGCCGACTGGAGCGAAGCCTGCGAAGGCACCAACGGTATCGGCACCTGCCTGGTGGAGCGCCAGTCGCTGACCATCCACCAGGACGAACACTTTCGCGGCCGCCACACTGGCCTGACCTGCTCGGCGAGCCCGGTGTTCGACCCGCATGGCGAGCTGCTGGCGGTACTCGACGTGTCTTCCGCGCGTCACGAAGTCTCGCGGCAAAGCCAGTTCCACACCATGGCGCTGGTCAATCTGTCGGCGAAGATGATCGAGAGCTGCTATTTCCTGCGTTACTTCGACAATCAGTGGTTGCTGCGTTTCCACCTGCAGGCTGAATCTGTCGGGCTGTTCAGCGAAGGGTTGCTGGCGTTTGACGGGGAAGGGCGGATCTGCGCGGTCAACCAGAGTGCGCTCAACCTGCTGGGGCATGTTCGCGGCGGACTGCTGGGCAAACCGGTCGAGGCGTTTTTCGACTGCTCGCTGGACGAGTTGCTGGGCCGCGCGAGTGTGAATGCCAGCGCCAGTTGGCCGCTGCGCACCCGTGACGGGCGAAGTCTGTTTGCCGTGTTGCGCGGTCAGCCGCGCAGCATTCCAGTGCCCGTGGCACCCGCTCCGGCGATTGCCGAGCCGTCGCGGTTGTCGGGCATTTGTCTGGGGGACGCGGGGTTGCAGGAAGATTTTCGCAAGTCCCTTCGCGTCTTCGAGCGGGACGTACCGCTGCTGATCAACGGCGAAACCGGGTCCGGCAAAGAGGCCTTTGCCAAAGCGGTGCATCAGGCCAGTCAACGGGCGGAAAAGGCCTTCGTCGCGCTCAATTGCGCGGCCATCCCCGAAAGCCTGATCGAGAGCGAACTGTTCGGTTATCGCGGCGGCAGCTTCACCGGCGCGCGCAAGGAGGGCATGCGTGGCAAGTTGCAGCAGGCCGATGGCGGGACATTGTTTCTGGATGAAATCGGCGACATGCCCCTGGCGTTGCAGACCCGTCTGTTGAGGGTGCTGGAGGATCGGCAAGTGGTTCCGATTGGCGGTGAACCGGAGTCGGTCAACGTGCGGATCATCAGCGCCACTCACCGTAATTTGCTGGCACGGGTGCAGGACGGCAGCTTCCGCGAGGATTTGTACTACCGGCTCAACGGTTTGGAGATCGCACTGCCGGCGTTGCGCGAGCGCAGTGACAAATCACAGTTGCTTGATTTTCTGCTGGCGGAAGAGGCGGGCGGGGAGACGGTGCTGATTGATGAACCGGCACGCCAGGCGTTGCTGGGTTTTGCCTGGCCCGGAAATGTGCGGCAGTTGCGCAATGTGCTGCGCACGCTGGCGGCGTTGTGTGACGGCGGGTGGATCGGTCTGGAGGATTTGCCTGCGATGATTCGGCAGACGCGACCGATGCCGGTTGTTGCCGTTGAACAGCCTTCCGAACATCCCCTGGATGATGCCGAGCGGCTGGCATTGTTGAATGCGCTGGAGCAAACCCGTTGGCATATGACCCATACCGCCGAGCAACTTGGCGTCAGCCGCAATACCCTTTATAGAAAACTGCGTAAACACGGAATCGAACGCTAA
- the exaC gene encoding acetaldehyde dehydrogenase ExaC → MRYAHPGTEGAIVSFKSKYGNYIGGEFVAPVKGQYFTNTSPVNGQPIAEFPRSTAEDIDKALDAAHAAADAWGATSAQARSLVLLKIADRIEQNLEVLAITESWDNGKAVRETLNADIPLAADHFRYFAGCIRAQEGSAAEIDGNTVAYHIHEPLGVVGQIIPWNFPILMAAWKLAPALAAGNCVVLKPAEQTPLGITVLMELIGDLLPPGVLNVVQGFGKEAGEALATSKRIAKIAFTGSTPVGSHIMKCAAENIIPSTVELGGKSPNIFFADIMQAEETFIEKAAEGLVLAFFNQGEVCTCPSRALVQESIYDDFMKVVMKKVLQIKRGDPLDTDTMVGAQASEQQFDKILSYLEIAKGEGAELLTGGKIEKLEGSLATGYYIQPTLLKGTNKMRVFQEEIFGPVVSITTFKDEAEALAIANDTEFGLGAGLWTRDINRAYRMGRAIKAGRVWTNCYHLYPAHAAFGGYKKSGVGRETHKMMLDHYQQTKNLLVSYDINPLGFF, encoded by the coding sequence ATGCGTTACGCTCACCCCGGTACTGAAGGCGCTATCGTTTCGTTCAAGAGCAAATACGGTAACTACATCGGCGGCGAGTTCGTCGCGCCTGTCAAAGGTCAGTACTTCACCAATACCTCGCCAGTGAATGGCCAACCGATTGCCGAATTCCCGCGTTCCACGGCCGAAGACATCGACAAGGCCCTGGACGCTGCCCACGCCGCTGCCGACGCCTGGGGCGCCACGTCCGCCCAGGCTCGCTCGCTGGTGCTGCTGAAAATCGCCGACCGCATCGAACAGAACCTGGAAGTCCTGGCAATCACCGAATCCTGGGACAACGGCAAAGCCGTGCGTGAAACGCTCAACGCCGACATCCCGCTGGCCGCGGACCATTTCCGCTACTTCGCCGGTTGCATCCGCGCGCAGGAAGGCAGCGCCGCCGAGATCGACGGCAACACCGTGGCCTATCACATCCATGAACCACTGGGCGTGGTCGGACAGATCATTCCGTGGAACTTCCCGATCCTGATGGCCGCCTGGAAACTCGCCCCGGCCCTGGCTGCCGGTAACTGCGTGGTGCTCAAGCCTGCCGAGCAAACCCCGCTGGGCATTACCGTGCTGATGGAGCTGATCGGCGACCTGCTGCCGCCGGGCGTGCTTAACGTGGTGCAAGGCTTCGGCAAAGAAGCGGGCGAAGCCCTGGCCACCAGCAAACGCATTGCCAAGATCGCCTTTACCGGCTCGACCCCGGTCGGCTCGCACATCATGAAATGCGCCGCCGAAAACATCATTCCGTCCACCGTGGAGCTCGGTGGCAAGTCGCCGAACATCTTCTTCGCCGACATCATGCAAGCCGAAGAAACCTTCATCGAAAAAGCCGCCGAAGGCTTGGTGCTGGCGTTCTTCAACCAGGGCGAAGTCTGCACCTGCCCGTCTCGCGCACTGGTGCAAGAGTCGATCTACGATGACTTCATGAAAGTGGTGATGAAGAAAGTCCTGCAAATCAAACGTGGCGACCCGCTGGATACCGACACCATGGTCGGCGCCCAGGCGTCCGAGCAGCAATTCGACAAAATCCTTTCGTACCTGGAAATCGCCAAGGGCGAAGGCGCCGAACTGCTGACCGGCGGCAAGATCGAAAAACTCGAAGGCAGCCTGGCGACCGGGTATTACATCCAGCCGACCCTGCTCAAGGGCACCAACAAGATGCGCGTGTTCCAGGAAGAAATCTTTGGCCCGGTGGTGAGCATCACCACGTTCAAGGACGAAGCCGAAGCCCTGGCCATTGCCAACGACACCGAGTTCGGCCTGGGCGCCGGTCTCTGGACCCGCGACATCAACCGCGCCTATCGCATGGGCCGCGCCATCAAGGCCGGTCGCGTGTGGACCAACTGCTACCACCTGTACCCGGCGCATGCCGCGTTCGGCGGTTACAAAAAGTCCGGCGTCGGTCGTGAAACTCACAAAATGATGCTCGATCACTATCAGCAGACCAAAAACCTGCTGGTGAGCTACGACATCAATCCGTTGGGGTTCTTCTAA
- the eat gene encoding ethanolamine permease, with protein MTSSTQLKPTLGTLHLWGIAVGLVISGEYFGWSYGWGTAGTLGFLVTALMVATMYTCFIFSFTELTTAIPHAGGPFAYSRRAFGEKGGLIAGIATLIEFVFAPPAIAMAIGAYLNVQYPELDPKIAAVGAYFVFMGLNILGVSIAATFELVVTVLAVAELLVFMGVVAPGFSFSNFALNGWSGANEFTIGSIPGIFAAIPFAIWFFLAIEGAAMAAEEAKDPKRTIPRAYVSGILTLVFLAIGVMVMAGGVGDWRQLSNINDPLPQAMKAVVGNNSTWMHMLVWIGLFGLVASFHGIILGYSRQFFALARAGYLPRGLAKLSRFQTPHRAILAGGVIGIAAIYSDGLVNLQGMTLTAAMITMSVFGAIVMYIISMLSLFKLRKTEPNLERSFRAPGYPIVPGIALFLAVVCLIAMAWFNPLIGCVFLGFMAAGYLYFQLTAKQRFDAPADAMLEGV; from the coding sequence ATGACTTCTTCCACACAGCTCAAACCCACACTCGGCACCCTGCATTTATGGGGCATTGCCGTCGGCCTGGTGATTTCCGGCGAATACTTCGGCTGGAGTTACGGCTGGGGCACCGCAGGAACCCTGGGTTTCCTCGTCACCGCGTTGATGGTGGCGACGATGTACACCTGCTTCATCTTCAGTTTTACCGAATTGACGACCGCCATTCCCCACGCTGGCGGGCCATTCGCCTACAGCCGGCGGGCCTTTGGCGAGAAAGGCGGACTCATCGCCGGCATCGCCACCCTGATCGAATTCGTCTTTGCGCCGCCGGCCATTGCGATGGCCATCGGCGCTTATCTGAACGTGCAGTACCCGGAGCTTGATCCCAAGATCGCAGCTGTTGGCGCCTATTTCGTGTTCATGGGCTTGAATATCCTCGGCGTCAGCATCGCCGCGACGTTTGAACTGGTAGTCACCGTGCTGGCGGTCGCCGAATTGCTGGTGTTCATGGGCGTCGTTGCGCCGGGCTTCAGCTTCAGTAATTTCGCGCTTAACGGCTGGTCGGGCGCCAACGAGTTCACCATCGGCTCGATCCCTGGCATCTTTGCGGCGATCCCCTTTGCGATCTGGTTTTTCCTTGCGATTGAAGGCGCGGCGATGGCGGCCGAAGAAGCCAAGGACCCGAAACGCACAATTCCCAGGGCTTACGTCAGCGGCATTCTGACTCTGGTGTTCCTCGCGATCGGCGTGATGGTGATGGCGGGCGGCGTGGGCGACTGGCGCCAACTGTCGAACATCAACGACCCGCTGCCTCAGGCGATGAAAGCCGTGGTCGGCAACAATTCGACCTGGATGCACATGCTGGTGTGGATCGGCCTGTTCGGTCTGGTGGCGAGTTTCCACGGGATCATTCTTGGCTACTCGCGGCAGTTCTTTGCGCTGGCCCGGGCCGGTTACCTGCCTCGCGGCCTGGCCAAGCTCTCGCGCTTCCAGACTCCGCACCGGGCGATCCTGGCCGGCGGCGTGATCGGCATCGCGGCGATCTATAGCGACGGTCTGGTCAACCTGCAAGGCATGACCCTGACGGCAGCAATGATCACCATGTCGGTATTCGGTGCCATCGTGATGTACATCATCAGTATGCTGAGCCTGTTCAAGCTGCGTAAAACCGAGCCAAATCTGGAACGCAGCTTCCGCGCGCCGGGTTACCCGATCGTCCCGGGCATTGCGCTGTTCCTGGCAGTGGTGTGCCTGATAGCGATGGCATGGTTCAACCCGCTGATCGGCTGTGTGTTCCTCGGATTCATGGCGGCCGGTTATTTGTATTTCCAACTGACCGCCAAGCAGCGCTTCGATGCGCCGGCGGATGCGATGCTCGAAGGCGTCTGA
- a CDS encoding ethanolamine ammonia-lyase subunit EutB: MATFAHSVGAQTYRFASLKEVMAKASPARSGDFLAGVAALNDGERVAAQMALADIPLTHFLQEVLVPYEADEVTRLIIDTHDKQAFAAVSHLTVGGFRDWLLSDAADEQSLRALAPGLTPEMAAAVSKIMRVQDLVLVAQKIRVVTQFRGTMGLRGRLSTRLQPNHPTDEPAGIAASILDGLLYGNGDAMIGINPATDSIASICAMLEMLDAIIQRYEIPTQACVLTHVTTSIEAINRGVPLDLVFQSIAGTEAANASFGINLNVLQEGYDAGLSLNRGTLGQNLMYFETGQGSALSANAHHGIDQQTCETRAYAVARHFKPFLVNTVVGFIGPEYLYNGKQIIRAGLEDHFCGKLLGVPMGCDICYTNHAEADQDDMDTLLTLLGVAGINFIMGIPGSDDIMLNYQTTSFHDALYARQTLGLKPAPEFEQWLAKMGIFTQADGKIHFGDRLPPAFRQAMGQLG; encoded by the coding sequence ATGGCCACATTTGCCCATTCCGTCGGCGCCCAGACCTACCGCTTCGCCAGCCTCAAAGAGGTCATGGCCAAGGCCAGCCCGGCGCGCTCCGGGGACTTTCTGGCCGGCGTCGCCGCCCTCAACGATGGCGAGCGTGTGGCCGCGCAAATGGCCCTGGCTGATATCCCGCTGACTCATTTCCTGCAGGAAGTGCTGGTTCCCTATGAGGCCGATGAAGTCACCCGTCTGATCATCGACACCCACGACAAACAAGCCTTCGCCGCGGTCAGCCATCTGACTGTCGGCGGATTCCGCGATTGGCTGCTCAGCGATGCCGCCGACGAACAGAGCCTGCGCGCCCTCGCCCCCGGACTGACGCCGGAAATGGCCGCGGCCGTGTCGAAAATCATGCGCGTGCAGGACCTGGTGCTTGTCGCGCAGAAAATCCGCGTGGTCACGCAATTTCGCGGCACCATGGGCCTGCGCGGACGCTTATCCACACGCCTGCAACCCAACCATCCCACCGACGAACCGGCGGGTATCGCGGCGAGCATTCTCGACGGACTGCTGTACGGTAACGGCGACGCGATGATCGGCATTAACCCGGCCACCGACAGCATTGCCTCGATTTGCGCGATGCTGGAAATGCTCGACGCAATCATCCAGCGCTACGAAATTCCTACACAAGCCTGCGTGTTGACCCACGTCACCACGTCCATCGAAGCGATCAATCGCGGCGTTCCGCTGGACCTGGTGTTCCAGTCGATCGCCGGCACCGAAGCGGCCAATGCCAGCTTCGGCATCAACCTGAACGTTTTGCAGGAAGGCTACGACGCCGGTTTGAGCCTGAACCGCGGCACGTTGGGGCAAAACCTGATGTATTTCGAGACCGGTCAGGGCAGCGCCCTGTCGGCCAACGCCCACCACGGCATCGATCAACAGACCTGCGAAACCCGCGCCTACGCCGTGGCGCGACATTTCAAACCGTTCCTGGTGAACACAGTTGTAGGATTCATCGGCCCGGAGTACCTCTACAACGGTAAACAGATCATCCGTGCCGGCCTGGAAGACCACTTCTGCGGCAAATTGCTGGGCGTGCCCATGGGCTGCGACATCTGTTACACCAACCACGCCGAAGCCGATCAGGACGACATGGACACCCTGTTGACCCTGCTGGGCGTGGCCGGGATCAACTTCATCATGGGCATCCCCGGTTCCGACGACATCATGCTCAATTACCAGACCACCTCGTTCCACGACGCGCTCTATGCCCGACAAACCCTGGGGCTGAAGCCGGCGCCGGAGTTCGAACAGTGGCTGGCAAAAATGGGCATCTTCACCCAGGCAGACGGCAAGATTCATTTCGGCGACAGACTGCCGCCCGCCTTCCGCCAGGCGATGGGGCAACTGGGATGA
- the eutC gene encoding ethanolamine ammonia-lyase subunit EutC, with protein sequence MDKPRVDAENPLLELRRLTPARIALGRTGTSMPTSAQLDFQYAHAQARDAVHLPFDHAGLSTQLAECGYESVLLHSAATNRDSYLQRPDLGRKLSNESAQILRNHASAHPGGVDLVIVVADGLSALAVHRHTVPFLARMREQIEVDGWTVSPVILVEQGRVAVSDEIGELLGAKMVVILIGERPGLSSPDSLGLYFTYNPKVGLTDAYRNCISNVRLEGLSYGMAAHRLLYLMREACRRQLSGVNLKDEAQLQTLESDAGADMKGNFLLNSPKT encoded by the coding sequence ATGGATAAACCGCGTGTTGATGCAGAAAACCCATTGCTGGAACTGCGGCGCCTGACCCCGGCGCGGATTGCCCTGGGCCGCACCGGCACCAGCATGCCCACCAGCGCGCAGCTGGATTTCCAGTACGCCCACGCCCAGGCCCGGGACGCGGTGCACCTGCCCTTCGACCATGCAGGGCTTAGCACGCAATTGGCGGAGTGCGGATACGAAAGTGTGCTCCTGCACAGCGCCGCCACAAACCGGGACAGTTATTTGCAGCGCCCTGACTTGGGGCGGAAATTGAGCAATGAGTCGGCGCAAATCTTGCGCAACCATGCTTCAGCCCATCCCGGCGGCGTTGATCTGGTGATTGTCGTGGCCGATGGTTTGTCGGCACTGGCTGTGCACCGTCACACTGTGCCCTTCCTTGCGCGCATGCGAGAACAGATCGAAGTCGATGGCTGGACGGTTTCTCCGGTGATTCTGGTAGAGCAAGGCCGGGTCGCGGTGAGCGACGAGATCGGCGAGTTACTGGGCGCCAAAATGGTGGTCATCCTGATCGGCGAACGCCCTGGACTCAGCTCGCCAGACAGCCTGGGGTTATATTTCACCTACAATCCAAAGGTCGGCCTGACGGATGCTTACCGCAACTGCATCTCCAATGTGCGACTGGAAGGCTTGAGTTATGGCATGGCGGCACACCGCTTGCTTTATCTGATGCGTGAAGCCTGTCGGCGGCAGCTGTCGGGGGTAAACCTGAAGGACGAAGCGCAGCTTCAGACGCTGGAGTCCGACGCAGGAGCGGATATGAAAGGTAATTTCCTACTGAATTCGCCGAAAACCTGA
- a CDS encoding GNAT family N-acetyltransferase, giving the protein MRIIQATLEHLDLLTPLFVKYREFYGSLPYPDSSRAFLEKRLRRKESVIYLALADDDDKKLMGFCQLYPSFSSLSLKRVWILNDIYVAEDARRQLVADNLMRTAKKMAKETNAVRMRVSTSSDNKIAQKTYESIGFKEDTEFKNYVLPISDEL; this is encoded by the coding sequence ATGCGGATTATTCAAGCGACCCTCGAACACCTGGACCTGCTGACCCCGTTGTTCGTCAAATATCGCGAGTTTTATGGTTCCCTGCCGTATCCGGACTCGTCCCGGGCGTTCCTCGAGAAACGCCTGCGCCGCAAGGAATCGGTGATCTACCTGGCCCTGGCCGATGACGACGACAAGAAGCTGATGGGTTTCTGTCAGCTGTACCCGAGTTTTTCGTCGCTTTCGCTTAAACGCGTGTGGATCCTCAATGACATCTATGTCGCTGAAGACGCCCGCCGTCAGTTGGTCGCCGACAACCTGATGCGCACCGCGAAAAAAATGGCCAAGGAAACCAACGCCGTGCGCATGCGCGTTTCCACCAGCAGCGACAACAAAATCGCCCAGAAAACCTACGAATCCATCGGATTCAAGGAAGACACCGAGTTCAAGAACTACGTGTTGCCAATCAGCGACGAGCTGTAA
- a CDS encoding DedA family protein produces the protein MDFNPLDLILHLDVYLDLLVNNYGPWIYAILFLVIFCETGLVVMPFLPGDSLLFIAGAVAAGGGMDPVLLGGLLMLAAILGDSTNYIIGRTAGERLFSNPNSKIFRRDYLQQTHDFYDKHGGKTVTLARFLPIIRTFAPFVAGVAKMPYPRFFAFSVLGTILWVGGLVTLGYFFGNVPFIKQNLSLLVVAIILLSLVPMIIGVVRSRFGSSASKAEPR, from the coding sequence ATGGATTTCAACCCGCTCGACCTGATCCTGCATCTCGATGTTTACCTCGACTTGCTGGTAAACAACTACGGGCCATGGATCTACGCCATTCTGTTTCTGGTGATCTTCTGCGAAACCGGCCTGGTGGTGATGCCCTTTCTGCCGGGTGATTCCTTGCTGTTTATTGCGGGTGCCGTGGCGGCCGGTGGCGGCATGGACCCTGTGCTGTTGGGCGGTTTGCTGATGCTCGCGGCGATCCTCGGTGACAGCACCAACTACATCATCGGACGAACGGCGGGCGAGCGCCTGTTCAGCAACCCGAACTCGAAAATCTTCCGTCGCGACTACCTGCAACAAACCCACGATTTCTATGACAAGCACGGTGGCAAAACCGTGACCCTGGCGCGTTTCCTGCCGATCATCCGCACCTTCGCACCGTTCGTCGCCGGCGTGGCGAAAATGCCTTATCCGCGTTTCTTTGCCTTCAGCGTCCTCGGCACCATTCTTTGGGTGGGCGGCCTGGTGACCCTCGGTTACTTCTTCGGCAACGTACCGTTCATCAAGCAAAACCTGTCGCTGCTGGTGGTGGCCATCATCCTGCTGTCGCTGGTACCGATGATCATTGGTGTGGTGCGCAGCCGCTTCGGCAGTAGCGCGTCCAAAGCCGAACCCCGCTGA
- a CDS encoding zinc-dependent peptidase → MWSLSAWRRRRILARHPIADDMWQRVRHHLSFLDGISAAEDQWLREASVLFIEDKHLTALPGVELHQEQRLLLAAQAQLPLLNLGDLNWYQGFHEIVLYPDDFLSPQRHRDASGVEHEWDGEHSGEAWQQGPIILAWPGVIASGGWEGYNLVIHELAHKLDMLNGDANGLPPLHADMRVSDWASVMQAAYDDLDRQLDRDPDAETAIDPYAAENPAEFFAVTSEYFFSAPDLLHEAYPQVYEQLKLFYRQDPLTRLRQLLAEDPVYQARD, encoded by the coding sequence ATGTGGTCGCTCAGCGCCTGGCGTCGCCGGCGCATCCTGGCCAGACACCCGATTGCCGACGACATGTGGCAGCGGGTGCGCCATCACCTGAGTTTTCTCGACGGCATCAGTGCCGCTGAAGACCAATGGCTGCGTGAAGCCAGTGTGCTGTTCATCGAAGACAAACACCTGACCGCCTTGCCCGGTGTCGAACTCCACCAGGAGCAGCGCTTGCTGCTCGCGGCCCAGGCGCAATTGCCCTTGCTGAACCTGGGGGATTTGAACTGGTATCAGGGTTTTCACGAAATCGTCCTCTACCCCGACGACTTCCTCAGCCCCCAGCGTCATCGCGACGCCAGCGGCGTCGAGCACGAGTGGGACGGCGAACACAGCGGTGAAGCCTGGCAGCAAGGCCCGATCATCCTCGCCTGGCCGGGCGTGATAGCCAGCGGCGGCTGGGAAGGCTACAACCTGGTGATCCACGAACTCGCGCACAAACTCGACATGCTCAATGGCGATGCCAATGGTCTGCCGCCGCTGCACGCCGACATGCGCGTCAGCGACTGGGCCAGCGTCATGCAAGCGGCCTACGACGACCTCGACCGACAACTGGACCGCGATCCGGACGCCGAAACCGCCATCGATCCCTACGCCGCGGAAAATCCCGCCGAGTTCTTCGCGGTCACCAGTGAATACTTCTTCAGCGCCCCGGATTTGCTGCACGAGGCGTATCCTCAGGTGTATGAACAGCTGAAGCTGTTTTACCGGCAGGACCCACTGACACGGCTGCGGCAACTTCTGGCCGAAGACCCGGTCTATCAGGCACGCGACTAA